Within the Candidatus Lokiarchaeota archaeon genome, the region GCTTGGCGGCTCCTAGCAGCAAAGGTATCTGCACAGTTGGTATGGGAGGGAGCTCAATAGTCGGCCAGATTGCTATTGCATTACTTAGAGAATCCTCCCCCGTACCTTTGTTGTTTGTACGGGATTACCAACTTCCGGGCTTCATTGATGATGAATGGGTCACAATTGCTGTTAGCTATTCTGGGAATACTGAAGAAACACTATCTGCCTACAAAGATGCAGATTCTAGAGGCTGCGAACTCTTTGCAGTAACAACTGGAGGGCAACTAGAAGCAATGTCTGAACCAAAAAGAACACATCTTTTGCCAAAAGGCGTTCAGCCCAGAGCTGCCCTTCCCATGATGCTGGCGGCAGTTCTCCCACTCATGGAATGCTTGATTGGACAACCTTCTACTGATTTTGAGATGCTTTCAAAACGACTGACTAGTAATCAGCAGAAAAAGGAGGGTTCAACCAAGGAACCACAAGACCTAGCTAACGAGATTCAAAATCACATTCCTGCTTTTATCGGATGGCGACATCTTTCACCTGTTGCATATAGAGCAAAAACACAAATCAATGAAAACGCGAAATGGCCCGCTTACAGCCTAGAATTACCAGAAGCCAATCATAACGAGATAGAAGCCATAGGAGCATACAGAGGACAATCAGTGTTTCCGATTCTACTAAGAAGTGCATACGAAAATACACAGACACGCAAACGATTCGAAGCAACATCAAAGATTCTTCAACAAGAAGGAATAGAAGTCGAAAGCATATCCTTCTCCTGTGAATCCAAAATCGAAGAGGTAA harbors:
- a CDS encoding bifunctional phosphoglucose/phosphomannose isomerase: MSSLVDAFFDLLSKKTLAESTQENARSLAAPSSKGICTVGMGGSSIVGQIAIALLRESSPVPLLFVRDYQLPGFIDDEWVTIAVSYSGNTEETLSAYKDADSRGCELFAVTTGGQLEAMSEPKRTHLLPKGVQPRAALPMMLAAVLPLMECLIGQPSTDFEMLSKRLTSNQQKKEGSTKEPQDLANEIQNHIPAFIGWRHLSPVAYRAKTQINENAKWPAYSLELPEANHNEIEAIGAYRGQSVFPILLRSAYENTQTRKRFEATSKILQQEGIEVESISFSCESKIEEVIIATQYLDDVSVRLANIRGVNPEDVPQISLLKAILAGQTEL